Proteins encoded together in one Rhizobium bangladeshense window:
- a CDS encoding SufE family protein produces the protein MASLDQIIDDFAFLDDWEDRYRYVIELGKALPELAEEKRTSENKVMGCASQVWLVTHTSGDPENPIMSFEGDSDAHIVRGLVAIVLATYSGKPASEIAALDAFEIFSKIGLVENLSSQRSNGLRSMVKRIREEAKIRAAA, from the coding sequence ATGGCATCCCTCGACCAGATCATCGACGACTTCGCCTTCCTGGACGATTGGGAAGACCGCTACCGCTATGTCATCGAACTCGGCAAGGCACTGCCGGAGCTCGCCGAGGAAAAACGCACCTCAGAAAACAAGGTGATGGGCTGCGCCAGCCAGGTGTGGCTGGTGACGCATACGTCGGGCGATCCGGAAAACCCGATCATGAGTTTCGAGGGCGATTCCGACGCCCACATCGTGCGCGGCCTTGTCGCGATCGTGCTTGCCACCTATTCCGGCAAGCCAGCTTCCGAGATCGCTGCTCTCGATGCCTTCGAGATCTTCTCCAAGATCGGCCTGGTGGAAAACCTGTCGTCGCAGCGCTCAAACGGACTGCGCTCGATGGTGAAGAGAATCCGGGAAGAGGCGAAAATCCGCGCTGCGGCTTGA
- a CDS encoding DUF5330 domain-containing protein — MWFLIKGSFWFGLVLVLLSVFSTEGSDKLADGPQLQLSDAFLAASGAYDYLTGMCSEKPEVCAKGTETLTALGYRAREGARVAYELLDSQFTDEQTTTARLAEPANRTAPAMPSLASPSVQEKVREAKAALNQPMPYRPPVDDESETVVTGAIPLPTPKPAI; from the coding sequence ATGTGGTTTCTGATCAAAGGATCCTTCTGGTTTGGCCTAGTGCTCGTGCTTCTTTCCGTCTTCAGCACGGAAGGATCGGACAAACTCGCCGACGGCCCGCAATTGCAGCTTTCCGATGCCTTCCTGGCGGCGAGCGGCGCCTATGACTATCTCACAGGCATGTGTTCGGAAAAGCCGGAGGTCTGCGCCAAGGGCACCGAGACCCTGACGGCGCTCGGCTACCGGGCCCGTGAGGGCGCCCGCGTCGCTTACGAACTTCTCGACAGCCAGTTCACGGACGAACAAACGACGACGGCAAGGCTCGCCGAACCGGCAAACCGGACGGCACCCGCCATGCCCTCCCTCGCCTCCCCTTCCGTTCAGGAGAAGGTGCGCGAGGCGAAGGCTGCGCTCAACCAGCCGATGCCTTACCGTCCGCCAGTCGACGATGAGTCCGAGACCGTGGTAACCGGCGCGATCCCGCTGCCGACGCCGAAGCCGGCGATCTGA
- a CDS encoding MucR family transcriptional regulator → MTDMATGNAPELLVELTADIVAAYVSNHVVPVSDLANLISDVHSALSNTSVPQPAAAVVEKQKPAVSVRKSVQDEQITCLECGGNFKSLKRHLMTHHSLSPEEYREKWDLPTDYPMVAPAYAEARSRLAKEMGLGQRRKRGRG, encoded by the coding sequence ATGACGGATATGGCGACCGGCAATGCGCCGGAGCTGCTTGTGGAACTGACGGCCGACATCGTCGCGGCTTATGTCAGCAACCATGTTGTCCCGGTCAGCGACCTGGCGAATCTGATTTCCGACGTGCATTCGGCACTGAGCAACACATCCGTACCGCAGCCCGCTGCGGCCGTTGTCGAAAAGCAGAAGCCTGCAGTCTCTGTCCGCAAGTCCGTACAGGACGAGCAGATTACGTGCCTGGAATGCGGCGGCAACTTCAAGTCCCTCAAGCGTCACCTCATGACGCATCACAGTCTCTCGCCGGAAGAATACCGTGAGAAATGGGACCTGCCGACCGACTACCCGATGGTAGCGCCCGCCTATGCCGAAGCGCGTTCGCGCCTGGCGAAGGAGATGGGCCTGGGTCAGCGCCGCAAGCGCGGCCGCGGCTGA